One genomic region from bacterium encodes:
- the rpoD gene encoding RNA polymerase sigma factor RpoD has protein sequence MATLPAELRQLVEQGRQRGYVTYDEIQAVPEVEHNLDEYDRIYGMLVDLEIKVVDDPKDAEKKEDEDEAEPVELEPLEGVSIDDPVRMYLKEIGKVPLLNSADEIKLAKRMERGDEEAKRRLIEANLRLVVSIAKKYVGRGMLFLDLIQEGNLGLIRAVEKFDWRKGYKFSTYATWWIRQAITRALADQARTIRIPVHMVETINKLIRVSRQLLQELGREPTPEEIGHIMKMPTERVREIIKIAQEPISLETPIGEEEDSHLGDFIEDQDALAPAEAASFTMLKEQLEGVLETLTPRERKVLRLRFGLDDGRPRTLEEVGREFGVTRERIRQIEAKALRKLRHPSRSKRLKDFIE, from the coding sequence ATCGCGACGCTGCCCGCTGAGCTGCGCCAGCTGGTCGAACAGGGGCGTCAGCGCGGGTACGTGACGTACGACGAGATTCAGGCCGTGCCGGAGGTGGAGCACAACCTCGACGAGTACGACCGGATCTACGGCATGCTGGTGGATCTCGAGATCAAAGTTGTGGACGATCCCAAGGACGCCGAGAAAAAGGAAGATGAGGACGAGGCCGAACCTGTCGAACTGGAGCCCCTGGAAGGCGTCAGCATCGACGACCCCGTCCGGATGTACCTCAAGGAGATCGGCAAGGTGCCGCTGCTCAATTCCGCGGACGAGATCAAGCTTGCGAAGCGGATGGAGCGGGGCGACGAAGAGGCCAAGCGTCGGCTGATCGAGGCGAACCTGCGTCTCGTGGTCAGCATCGCGAAGAAGTACGTGGGCCGGGGGATGCTGTTCCTTGATCTCATCCAGGAGGGCAACCTCGGTCTGATCCGCGCCGTCGAGAAGTTCGACTGGCGGAAGGGATACAAGTTCAGTACCTACGCCACCTGGTGGATCCGGCAGGCGATCACGCGCGCGCTGGCGGATCAGGCGCGGACCATTCGGATTCCGGTTCACATGGTCGAGACGATCAACAAACTGATCCGCGTGTCCCGCCAGCTCCTCCAGGAACTCGGCCGGGAACCGACCCCGGAAGAGATCGGCCATATCATGAAGATGCCGACCGAGCGGGTCCGGGAGATCATCAAGATCGCCCAGGAACCGATCTCCCTGGAGACGCCGATCGGCGAGGAGGAAGACAGCCACCTCGGCGATTTCATCGAGGACCAAGACGCGCTCGCCCCAGCGGAGGCCGCGTCGTTTACGATGCTCAAGGAGCAGCTCGAGGGCGTACTGGAGACCCTGACGCCCAGGGAGCGAAAGGTGCTTCGACTCCGCTTCGGCCTGGACGACGGACGTCCGCGAACCCTGGAGGAAGTCGGGCGGGAATTCGGCGTGACCCGCGAACGGATCCGACAGATCGAGGCCAAGGCTCTGCGGAAGCTGCGTCACCCGAGCCGCAGCAAGCGGCTCAAGGACTTCATCGAGTAG
- the dnaG gene encoding DNA primase has protein sequence MTDEIRHRVSILEVVSPHVTLRRAGRSYKGLCPFHSEKTPSFSVDPERGVFYCFGCHAGGDVFDFVMRIGGLAFSEARRDLAERAGVRLEESPDAEQRAGERERLLRAAAEAAAFFRVQLAEDGGRRAREYLASREVAQTVIETFAIGCAPAGWDHLLRALRVRGFDAAALEQAGLAVPRQGGDGHYDAFRDRVIFPIHDLQGRPIGFGGRALDDAVPKYLNSRETPLFAKGKVLYALDIARAAIRESGEAVVVEGYMDAVSCHQFGVHAAVASLGTALTLDQVLLLKRFASRAVLVYDADAAGADAAVRGLGLFDQAELPVRVAVLPGGTDPDSFLHTRGPAAFTELLEQALPIFDYRLAIAMEHHDRRTVEGKVGIVHEMSQLITIALNHVRQAEYVRILAERLGVREDAIRDELRRLGHRQETRRPQAATSTPVPVARGRAAAEELLLHLLVADATLRASVRDAVVPEMFRAPGHRELAEALLAPGASTDDVGRLRERLREEAAVSLLSRFLIAEPPVKGDPHKVAGGCVQKIKLSDLEERIAQLMEAHGDAVRARDDARRDRLAVELLEAGNEKERLRELKVSV, from the coding sequence GTGACAGACGAGATTCGCCACCGGGTCAGCATCCTGGAGGTCGTCTCGCCGCATGTCACGCTGCGTCGGGCCGGCCGCAGTTACAAGGGGCTGTGCCCGTTCCACTCGGAGAAGACACCGTCGTTCAGCGTCGATCCCGAGCGCGGCGTCTTCTATTGTTTCGGCTGCCACGCCGGCGGGGACGTGTTCGACTTCGTGATGCGGATCGGCGGGCTGGCGTTCAGCGAGGCGCGAAGGGACCTTGCCGAGCGCGCTGGGGTGCGCCTCGAGGAGAGCCCGGACGCCGAGCAGCGGGCGGGCGAGCGGGAGCGGCTCCTGCGCGCGGCGGCGGAGGCGGCCGCGTTCTTTCGCGTTCAACTTGCCGAAGACGGGGGACGTCGGGCGCGTGAGTACCTCGCGTCGCGCGAGGTCGCGCAGACGGTGATCGAGACGTTCGCGATCGGCTGTGCCCCGGCGGGGTGGGATCACCTACTGCGGGCGCTTCGGGTCCGCGGGTTCGACGCGGCCGCGTTGGAGCAGGCGGGGCTCGCGGTCCCGCGGCAGGGTGGCGACGGCCACTACGACGCGTTCCGGGACCGGGTGATCTTTCCGATCCATGACCTGCAGGGGCGGCCGATCGGCTTCGGTGGGCGGGCGCTCGACGACGCGGTGCCGAAGTACCTGAACTCCCGCGAGACGCCGCTGTTCGCGAAAGGGAAGGTGCTGTACGCGCTGGATATCGCCCGGGCAGCGATCCGGGAATCCGGCGAGGCGGTGGTGGTCGAGGGGTACATGGACGCCGTGAGCTGCCACCAGTTCGGTGTCCACGCGGCGGTGGCATCCCTGGGGACGGCGCTGACCCTGGATCAGGTGCTCCTTCTCAAGCGCTTTGCGTCGCGGGCGGTGTTGGTCTACGATGCCGATGCCGCAGGCGCGGACGCCGCGGTGCGGGGGTTGGGGCTGTTCGACCAGGCGGAACTCCCGGTTCGGGTGGCGGTACTGCCCGGCGGCACCGATCCTGATTCATTCCTGCACACCCGCGGCCCGGCGGCGTTTACGGAACTCCTGGAACAGGCGCTGCCGATCTTCGACTACCGTCTGGCGATCGCCATGGAGCACCACGACCGGCGGACAGTGGAAGGAAAGGTTGGAATTGTTCACGAAATGAGTCAGTTAATCACTATAGCGCTTAACCACGTCCGGCAGGCGGAATATGTGCGTATCCTGGCGGAGCGGTTGGGTGTACGAGAGGACGCCATCCGGGACGAGCTTCGGCGTCTCGGGCATCGTCAGGAGACGCGCCGGCCGCAGGCAGCGACGTCGACCCCGGTTCCGGTAGCGAGAGGACGTGCGGCGGCGGAGGAGTTGTTGTTGCACCTCCTCGTGGCCGACGCCACGCTGCGGGCGTCGGTGCGTGACGCCGTGGTCCCGGAGATGTTTCGGGCGCCGGGGCACCGCGAACTGGCGGAGGCGCTGCTTGCGCCCGGGGCGTCCACTGACGACGTGGGTCGGTTGCGTGAGCGGCTGCGGGAGGAGGCGGCGGTCTCACTCCTGAGCCGATTTTTGATTGCCGAGCCACCGGTGAAAGGCGATCCGCATAAGGTGGCCGGGGGGTGCGTGCAGAAGATCAAGTTGAGCGATCTGGAGGAGCGAATCGCGCAGCTGATGGAGGCCCACGGCGATGCGGTGCGTGCGCGCGACGACGCGCGGCGAGACCGCCTCGCCGTCGAACTGCTCGAGGCAGGGAACGAAAAGGAGCGACTTAGGGAGTTGAAGGTGAGTGTCTAG
- a CDS encoding aminotransferase class III-fold pyridoxal phosphate-dependent enzyme, protein MADATSHTPTHVLYRAPGEGGAGLRRAVRAAGIYVYDSEGRRYLDGSSGPLAANIGHSVPEILAAMERQQRLLTFAHGSEFTTEAQEQAADLVVSFAPPGLTRVFFVSGGSEATETAIKMARQYWVDAGRPAKYKVMSKRASYHGATLGALSLSGFAARRAPYGPLLIPFPQIPEVHCRRCPFGLTYGGCGIECAAELEHAIQREGSETVAAFIAEPLSGAANAAVVPPPEYFPRIREICDRHGVLLIADEVMTGFGRTGANFALDHWGVVPDLIVCAKGMGAGYVPIGAVVAHERIADQLLRTSGRFIHGHTYAGNPLACATAAAVLQYVRDHDLVAAARRKGEWLARELEPLRRHPRVSEVRGRGLMWGIEFAVPEGHLAAASPAAAVVAAAMRRGLLVYPAGGALPGRVADQILVGPPLTITADEMAELGRLLRTTVDDALA, encoded by the coding sequence ATGGCCGACGCGACGTCCCACACGCCCACCCACGTCCTGTATCGGGCCCCTGGCGAGGGCGGCGCCGGCCTCCGCCGGGCGGTGCGGGCGGCAGGCATCTACGTGTACGACAGCGAGGGGCGCCGCTACCTCGACGGATCGTCCGGCCCTCTCGCGGCGAACATCGGGCACAGCGTCCCGGAGATTCTCGCGGCGATGGAACGCCAGCAGCGGCTGCTCACGTTCGCCCACGGCTCCGAATTCACCACGGAGGCCCAGGAGCAGGCCGCGGACCTGGTCGTGAGCTTCGCTCCGCCGGGCCTCACGCGGGTCTTCTTTGTGTCCGGCGGCAGCGAGGCCACGGAGACGGCCATCAAGATGGCGCGGCAGTACTGGGTGGACGCCGGCCGGCCCGCTAAGTACAAGGTCATGAGCAAACGTGCGAGCTATCACGGGGCGACCCTCGGAGCGTTGTCGCTCTCCGGATTCGCGGCGCGGCGGGCGCCGTACGGCCCGCTCCTCATCCCCTTCCCCCAGATCCCGGAAGTGCACTGCCGCCGATGTCCGTTCGGCCTGACCTACGGCGGATGCGGGATCGAGTGCGCCGCTGAGCTCGAGCACGCGATCCAGCGGGAAGGATCGGAGACCGTCGCGGCGTTCATCGCGGAGCCGCTGTCGGGCGCGGCCAACGCGGCCGTGGTGCCCCCACCGGAGTACTTTCCGCGCATCCGCGAGATCTGCGACCGCCACGGCGTGCTGTTGATCGCCGACGAGGTGATGACCGGATTCGGCCGCACGGGCGCCAACTTCGCCCTGGACCATTGGGGCGTGGTGCCGGATCTCATCGTCTGCGCGAAGGGCATGGGCGCCGGGTACGTACCGATCGGCGCAGTCGTCGCGCACGAGCGCATCGCCGATCAGCTGTTGCGCACCTCGGGGCGGTTCATCCACGGCCACACGTACGCGGGCAACCCGCTCGCCTGCGCCACTGCGGCTGCGGTCCTCCAGTACGTCCGCGACCACGACTTGGTGGCGGCCGCCCGCCGCAAGGGCGAGTGGCTCGCGCGGGAGCTCGAACCGCTCCGGCGACATCCGCGCGTCTCGGAGGTGCGCGGGCGCGGTCTGATGTGGGGCATCGAATTCGCGGTCCCCGAGGGCCATCTCGCGGCCGCGTCGCCTGCGGCGGCCGTTGTCGCCGCGGCGATGCGCCGCGGCCTCCTCGTCTACCCCGCGGGAGGGGCGCTGCCGGGCCGCGTCGCCGATCAGATCCTGGTGGGCCCGCCGCTAACGATCACCGCGGACGAGATGGCCGAGCTCGGGCGGCTCCTGCGGACCACGGTGGACGACGCGCTCGCATAG
- a CDS encoding branched-chain amino acid ABC transporter substrate-binding protein, with amino-acid sequence MPVRTTTLFARILAFSLAATLVVTLTMFGKSSTSFAQAKTIYIGIDLPLTGADAEDATLIKDGALMAIDETNAKGGVAGYKLEAIVLNDATATAGQYDPAQAATNARQMVANVGIVAAVGPQMSGAGKAMSPILSEGGLATITPSSTNPDITDPKFASQYRPGGKAIYFRTVTTDAYQGPNMANFYAETLHAKSVYVLDDSGAYGVGIADTFQKQAAAKGIKVLGRDQLNPKEADYTTVLTKIKGLSPDAIYYGGVDQAGAKLAKQAYDVMPKLLKGGGDGMYSANLLKGAGFPASNGWYATIAGPHLTESPALKPWVTQFHTKYGSYPGDYSITSYDAMLVIIDAIKRVAAGGKPVTRDAVRDAIQNTHLQTLQGVIEFDQNGDIKSRVVSVFQVVHNTEYQDVDILHQFKYIGVAPQN; translated from the coding sequence ATGCCCGTACGGACGACAACGCTATTCGCGAGGATTCTCGCGTTCTCGCTCGCTGCGACCCTCGTCGTCACGCTCACGATGTTCGGCAAGTCGTCCACGTCCTTCGCCCAAGCCAAGACGATCTACATCGGGATCGACCTGCCGCTGACGGGTGCGGACGCAGAGGACGCGACCCTGATCAAGGACGGCGCGCTCATGGCGATCGACGAAACGAACGCCAAGGGCGGGGTCGCCGGCTACAAGCTGGAGGCGATCGTCCTCAACGACGCGACCGCGACGGCCGGTCAGTATGATCCGGCGCAGGCGGCGACGAACGCGCGCCAAATGGTGGCGAACGTCGGCATCGTCGCGGCCGTGGGCCCGCAGATGAGCGGTGCGGGCAAGGCGATGTCGCCGATTCTGAGCGAGGGGGGGCTTGCGACGATCACCCCGAGCTCGACAAACCCCGACATCACCGACCCGAAATTCGCCTCGCAATACCGGCCGGGAGGCAAGGCCATCTACTTCCGCACCGTCACCACCGACGCGTACCAGGGCCCGAACATGGCCAACTTCTACGCAGAGACCCTGCACGCGAAGTCCGTCTATGTGCTGGACGACTCCGGCGCCTACGGCGTCGGGATCGCCGACACGTTCCAGAAGCAGGCGGCCGCGAAGGGCATCAAAGTCCTCGGGCGCGATCAGCTCAATCCTAAAGAGGCCGACTACACGACGGTGCTGACGAAGATCAAGGGGCTGAGCCCGGACGCGATCTACTACGGTGGTGTGGACCAGGCCGGCGCCAAGCTGGCCAAGCAGGCATACGATGTGATGCCCAAGCTGCTCAAGGGCGGCGGCGACGGCATGTACAGCGCCAACCTTCTCAAGGGTGCCGGCTTCCCGGCGTCCAACGGCTGGTACGCCACGATCGCGGGGCCGCATCTCACGGAGAGCCCAGCCCTCAAGCCGTGGGTGACGCAGTTCCACACGAAGTACGGGTCGTACCCCGGAGACTACTCCATTACCTCGTACGACGCCATGCTCGTGATCATCGACGCGATCAAGCGCGTGGCCGCCGGCGGTAAACCGGTCACCCGCGACGCGGTCCGCGATGCGATTCAAAACACACATCTCCAGACGCTGCAGGGCGTGATCGAATTCGATCAGAACGGTGACATCAAGAGCCGGGTGGTCAGCGTGTTCCAGGTGGTGCACAACACCGAGTACCAAGACGTCGACATTCTCCACCAGTTCAAGTACATCGGCGTCGCGCCGCAGAACTAG
- a CDS encoding Ldh family oxidoreductase, whose protein sequence is MPGLRFRADALRTVAARIFIAIRTPDDVAAVVADTLVEANLMGHDSHGVLRVPQYVGAAREGRLKVAARPRRVTARGATAFVSGEWGFGQLTGRLAMDEAVRLAHEYGIGAAAAIRCTHLGRVGDYVERAAAHGCVGMAWVGGLHPAAVPYGGRRRTLGTNPMAVGFPVAGDHPVVLDFATTMIAAGKIAAARAAKKPLPPGRIVDRDGTSATDPQAFYDGGALLPFGEHKGYALSTVVDLLGQALTGAERPDEHGDVQPGERRSGALFIAVSTGAFRPAEDAAAAARSIVDRLRDVPTAPGFDRVLTPGQPEALMRARWLRDGIEVAEATWQAIRDTAAAAGLAAAALPEPMG, encoded by the coding sequence ATGCCGGGACTGCGATTTCGGGCCGATGCGCTTCGGACGGTGGCGGCGCGGATCTTCATCGCGATCAGGACGCCGGACGATGTCGCCGCCGTGGTGGCGGACACGCTCGTCGAGGCGAACCTGATGGGGCACGACTCGCACGGGGTGCTCCGCGTCCCGCAATACGTCGGCGCGGCGCGGGAGGGACGCCTGAAGGTCGCGGCGCGGCCGAGACGCGTGACCGCGCGCGGCGCCACGGCGTTCGTGAGCGGTGAGTGGGGGTTCGGCCAACTGACCGGGAGGCTGGCGATGGACGAGGCGGTCCGCCTGGCGCATGAGTACGGCATCGGTGCCGCGGCCGCGATCCGGTGTACCCACCTGGGGCGCGTCGGCGACTACGTGGAGCGGGCCGCCGCCCACGGGTGCGTGGGGATGGCGTGGGTCGGGGGGTTGCATCCGGCCGCCGTGCCGTATGGGGGCCGCAGGCGCACGCTGGGGACCAATCCGATGGCGGTCGGGTTCCCGGTCGCCGGCGACCATCCGGTCGTTCTCGACTTCGCGACGACGATGATCGCGGCGGGGAAGATCGCGGCGGCGCGGGCGGCCAAGAAACCGCTCCCGCCGGGACGCATCGTCGACCGCGACGGCACGTCGGCGACGGACCCGCAGGCGTTCTACGACGGGGGCGCGTTGTTGCCGTTCGGGGAGCACAAGGGGTACGCGCTGTCCACGGTCGTCGATTTGTTGGGGCAGGCGCTCACCGGAGCCGAGCGCCCGGACGAGCATGGCGACGTACAGCCGGGAGAGCGGCGCTCGGGCGCGCTGTTCATCGCAGTCAGTACCGGCGCGTTCCGGCCGGCCGAGGACGCGGCGGCCGCCGCGCGGTCCATCGTCGACCGGTTGCGCGACGTGCCAACGGCACCCGGGTTCGATCGGGTGCTCACGCCCGGACAGCCCGAGGCGCTCATGCGGGCGCGGTGGCTGCGGGACGGGATCGAAGTGGCGGAAGCCACGTGGCAGGCGATCCGCGACACGGCGGCGGCGGCGGGTCTGGCCGCGGCCGCGCTCCCCGAACCGATGGGGTAG
- a CDS encoding branched-chain amino acid ABC transporter permease, translated as MTFTDVLLQQIINGLSLGAMYALLALGFTMVYGIIELINFAHFNVFMVGSFVAMFVLQWVGLSGQSRVLTGVPLIDALGFAFAATMLFCGLLGVAIERMALRPMRHVRGTAAMITTIGVSYILYNVVLLTAGAASLNYPDPMPPVSWHIGGAVLRLREVLLWTVSLVLMAALHIFVRRTKLGKAMRATAQDQEAARMMGVEVDHVVMLTFFIGSALAGAAGLIFGLYYDFTNFVIGYTAGLRAFTAAVLGGIGNIPGAMIGGLAIGLIESLGGQLLAVRWTDVIIFSILIIVLVLRPSGLLGLSSPQKS; from the coding sequence ATGACCTTTACCGACGTACTGCTGCAGCAGATCATCAACGGGCTGAGCCTCGGCGCGATGTACGCGTTGCTCGCGCTCGGCTTCACGATGGTGTACGGCATCATCGAGCTCATCAACTTCGCGCACTTCAACGTGTTCATGGTCGGGTCTTTCGTCGCGATGTTCGTGCTGCAGTGGGTCGGCCTCTCCGGCCAATCCCGCGTGCTGACGGGGGTCCCGCTGATCGACGCGCTGGGGTTCGCGTTCGCGGCGACGATGCTGTTCTGCGGCCTGCTCGGGGTGGCGATCGAGCGCATGGCGCTCCGGCCGATGCGCCACGTTCGGGGCACGGCGGCGATGATCACCACGATCGGCGTTTCCTACATCCTCTACAATGTCGTGCTGTTGACGGCGGGCGCCGCGTCGCTGAACTATCCGGACCCGATGCCGCCGGTTTCCTGGCACATCGGCGGGGCGGTGCTGCGCTTACGCGAGGTCCTGCTCTGGACCGTGTCGCTCGTATTGATGGCCGCGCTCCACATCTTCGTTCGGCGCACGAAACTCGGGAAGGCGATGCGGGCGACTGCGCAGGACCAAGAGGCCGCACGCATGATGGGCGTGGAGGTCGACCACGTCGTCATGCTGACGTTCTTCATCGGGTCCGCGCTCGCCGGCGCCGCTGGGCTGATCTTCGGCCTCTACTACGACTTCACGAATTTCGTGATCGGGTACACGGCCGGGCTGCGCGCGTTTACCGCCGCCGTGCTGGGCGGCATCGGCAACATCCCCGGGGCGATGATCGGTGGCCTCGCGATCGGGCTGATCGAGTCCCTGGGCGGCCAGTTGCTTGCGGTCCGCTGGACCGACGTGATCATCTTCTCGATCCTCATCATCGTGTTGGTATTGAGGCCGTCCGGGCTCCTGGGGTTGTCCTCGCCCCAAAAGTCGTGA
- a CDS encoding DoxX family protein, with the protein MRPETDRWGLVIVRMLVGAIFIAHGSPKLLAARRNPSLPDFAASLHRIGLNPGLFWAWAVTIVESFGGVCLFLGVFTRAAAALIGAEMIVAGLKVNGLRGFYWTHGGWEVPLVFAVLCAVLVLTTPGRRSAGQARR; encoded by the coding sequence ATGCGGCCGGAGACGGATCGGTGGGGTCTGGTGATCGTTCGGATGCTCGTCGGCGCGATCTTCATCGCGCACGGATCGCCGAAATTGCTCGCGGCGCGCCGGAACCCCAGCCTCCCGGACTTTGCCGCGTCGCTGCATCGGATCGGCCTGAACCCAGGCCTGTTCTGGGCGTGGGCGGTCACGATTGTGGAGTCTTTTGGGGGCGTGTGCCTGTTCCTCGGCGTGTTCACGCGGGCCGCCGCCGCGCTGATCGGCGCCGAGATGATCGTCGCCGGCCTCAAGGTCAACGGCCTCCGGGGATTCTACTGGACCCACGGCGGGTGGGAGGTCCCGTTGGTCTTCGCCGTGCTCTGTGCCGTGCTTGTGCTCACGACCCCTGGGCGGCGCTCGGCCGGCCAGGCGCGGCGGTAG
- a CDS encoding branched-chain amino acid ABC transporter ATP-binding protein/permease, producing MADVSPSPATSAEAVPRSRPRSWTDAVAAPVRRIPETTRRRTALVLVAVAALLFPVIVQNGGDIDAAANACSFAILALGLNIVVGFAGLLDLGYAAFFAIGAYTYGVFASGQVHPLWGAAWEPLRWLGLVSRFHIAGAPDTVQMQFSFWLMLPGAALVAAFFGILFGAPTLRLKGDYLAIVTLGFGEIVPIVVRNTPSLTNGAMGLNGVISPQIFGHRFGVNATPFYYVGLVMIALLLFVSFRLKDSRIGRAWMAIRADEIAAGAMGVNRTRLKLLAFAVGAAFAGATGTFYVAKLQTATPEMFMFPVSVMVLVMIVLGGTGSPTGVVVGALLLQLLQSWFLEDLTQWIHAFGRLVHSAAIQQIDLVQSIELIFGIILVVMMLFRRQGLIPATRTIAPLSFAEQAASPTRGGIGAEVRGLRQPDPPSGAAMLETRGLTKRFGGITAVKGVDLTILPHQIVALIGPNGSGKTTFFNLVTGLDGPDAGAVVFMGTEITRLPAHVIVERGIARTFQSLRLFNDMTVLENVLVGMHARMRTDAIGAVLRPPSARQEERQTREYAMEILGVFGNRLVPRANHLAHSLSYANRRRLEIARAVASRPRLLLLDEPTAGMNPAETLELADQVRSLRGMGVTVLMIEHKLNVVNDIADRVVVLDYGEKIAEGLARDIQEDPEVIRAYLGRTATARV from the coding sequence ATGGCTGACGTGTCTCCTTCGCCCGCGACGAGCGCCGAGGCCGTCCCGAGGTCCCGGCCGCGGTCGTGGACGGACGCGGTCGCGGCGCCGGTCCGCCGGATTCCCGAGACGACCCGTCGTCGGACGGCTCTGGTGCTGGTCGCCGTGGCGGCGCTTCTGTTTCCCGTGATCGTGCAGAACGGCGGGGATATCGACGCTGCGGCGAACGCCTGCTCGTTCGCGATCCTCGCGCTCGGATTGAACATCGTCGTCGGGTTCGCCGGCCTGCTGGACCTCGGGTACGCCGCGTTCTTCGCCATCGGCGCGTACACGTATGGAGTGTTCGCCTCGGGCCAAGTGCACCCGCTCTGGGGTGCCGCGTGGGAGCCGCTGCGGTGGCTCGGTCTGGTCAGCCGTTTTCACATCGCGGGAGCCCCGGATACCGTGCAGATGCAGTTTTCGTTCTGGCTGATGCTTCCCGGGGCGGCGCTCGTCGCGGCGTTCTTCGGCATCTTGTTCGGTGCGCCGACGCTACGGCTCAAAGGGGATTATCTTGCGATTGTCACGCTCGGCTTCGGTGAGATCGTTCCCATCGTGGTGCGCAACACGCCGTCGCTGACGAACGGCGCGATGGGGCTCAACGGGGTGATCTCGCCACAGATCTTCGGGCATCGGTTCGGCGTCAACGCGACCCCGTTCTATTATGTAGGTCTCGTCATGATCGCGTTGCTGCTGTTTGTCAGCTTCCGGTTGAAAGACTCTCGCATCGGGCGCGCGTGGATGGCGATTCGCGCGGATGAGATCGCCGCCGGCGCCATGGGGGTCAACCGGACGCGCCTGAAACTTCTCGCGTTCGCGGTGGGCGCGGCGTTCGCCGGCGCGACGGGGACGTTCTACGTGGCCAAGCTCCAGACTGCGACACCGGAGATGTTCATGTTCCCGGTGTCGGTGATGGTGCTGGTCATGATCGTGCTCGGCGGGACCGGGAGTCCCACCGGGGTCGTCGTCGGGGCGCTGCTCCTTCAGTTGCTCCAATCCTGGTTCCTCGAGGACCTCACCCAGTGGATCCACGCGTTCGGTCGGTTGGTGCATAGTGCTGCGATTCAGCAGATCGATCTCGTGCAGTCGATCGAGTTGATCTTCGGCATCATTCTCGTCGTGATGATGCTGTTCCGCCGTCAGGGTCTCATCCCGGCGACCCGCACGATCGCGCCCTTATCGTTCGCCGAGCAGGCCGCGAGCCCGACCCGCGGCGGCATCGGTGCAGAGGTGCGCGGTCTACGGCAGCCGGATCCCCCGTCGGGCGCCGCGATGCTCGAGACGCGGGGGCTCACGAAGCGGTTCGGCGGGATCACCGCGGTGAAGGGCGTGGACCTGACGATTCTGCCCCATCAGATCGTCGCGCTGATCGGTCCCAACGGATCGGGCAAGACGACGTTCTTCAACCTCGTCACCGGGCTGGACGGTCCCGACGCGGGCGCGGTGGTGTTCATGGGTACCGAGATCACCCGGCTGCCGGCGCACGTGATCGTGGAGCGGGGGATTGCACGCACGTTCCAATCGCTGCGGCTGTTCAACGACATGACCGTGCTCGAGAACGTCCTCGTGGGCATGCACGCGCGGATGCGGACCGATGCGATCGGCGCGGTGCTGCGGCCACCGTCTGCACGTCAGGAGGAGCGGCAGACCCGCGAGTACGCGATGGAGATCCTGGGGGTCTTTGGGAACCGACTGGTGCCGCGTGCCAATCACCTCGCGCACAGCTTGTCCTACGCGAACCGGCGCCGGCTGGAGATCGCGCGGGCGGTGGCGTCCCGGCCGCGGCTGCTCCTCCTCGACGAACCCACCGCCGGCATGAACCCGGCGGAGACCTTGGAGTTGGCCGATCAAGTGCGCAGTCTCCGGGGGATGGGCGTGACCGTGCTGATGATCGAGCACAAGCTCAACGTGGTGAACGATATCGCCGACCGCGTGGTCGTGCTCGACTACGGCGAGAAAATCGCGGAGGGGCTCGCCCGCGACATCCAAGAAGATCCGGAGGTCATTCGTGCCTATCTCGGACGCACCGCCACTGCTCGAGTTTAG
- a CDS encoding ABC transporter ATP-binding protein — protein sequence MSDAPPLLEFRDVDTYYGELHVLKQVGYQIFPGEIVCLLGGNASGKSTTMKTVLGIVRPARGTVHYRGTVINTLSTSERVRRGIAPVPEARRLFPRMTVSENLEMGAFTRNDRAGIEADLERVYTLFPRVKERRHQLAGTLSGGEQQMVAMGRALMARPTLLCMDEPSMGLSPLFVEQVFDIIQEINRQGTTIFVVEQNANMALLIAHRGYVLQTGQVVLSGSAQSLRENEMIRRAYLGEMKTA from the coding sequence ATCTCGGACGCACCGCCACTGCTCGAGTTTAGAGACGTCGACACCTATTACGGCGAGCTCCACGTCCTCAAACAGGTGGGCTACCAGATCTTTCCCGGCGAGATCGTGTGCCTGCTCGGCGGCAACGCGTCCGGGAAGTCCACCACGATGAAGACCGTGCTCGGGATCGTCCGCCCGGCGCGCGGGACCGTCCACTACCGCGGGACCGTGATCAACACGTTGTCCACGTCCGAGCGCGTGCGCCGCGGCATCGCGCCGGTGCCGGAGGCCCGCCGTCTGTTCCCGCGGATGACCGTGTCCGAGAACCTGGAGATGGGTGCGTTCACGCGCAACGACCGCGCGGGGATCGAGGCCGACCTGGAGCGCGTCTACACGCTGTTCCCCCGGGTCAAGGAGCGACGCCATCAGCTCGCCGGCACGCTCTCGGGCGGCGAGCAGCAGATGGTTGCGATGGGGCGTGCGTTGATGGCCCGCCCGACGCTGTTGTGTATGGACGAGCCGTCGATGGGGCTCAGCCCGTTGTTCGTCGAGCAGGTCTTCGATATCATCCAGGAGATCAATCGTCAGGGCACCACGATCTTTGTGGTGGAGCAGAACGCCAACATGGCGCTGTTGATCGCCCACCGCGGCTACGTGCTGCAGACCGGTCAGGTCGTCCTCTCGGGATCGGCGCAGAGCCTCCGCGAGAACGAGATGATCCGGCGGGCATACCTGGGAGAGATGAAGACGGCGTGA